In Acidovorax sp. 106, the following proteins share a genomic window:
- a CDS encoding RluA family pseudouridine synthase, producing the protein MQPLPPAPPALEIPAGVQAVYEDEHLLVLHKPAGLLCVPGRGEDKQDCLSARAQTHWPGALIVHRLDQATSGLVLMARSLAVQRQLSEAFATRQVQKRYVAVVHGALGQHQPQSQPEGPWQLIDLPIAADWERRPLRVVDATTGKPSQTHWRAVGYDSAQHTTRVALEPLTGRTHQLRVHLSALGHPIVGDTLYAPPPHHPGQRLLLHARELGFAHPVHATWCHVVAAEDF; encoded by the coding sequence ATGCAACCATTGCCTCCAGCGCCCCCAGCGCTAGAGATCCCAGCCGGGGTACAGGCAGTGTACGAAGACGAGCACCTGCTGGTGCTGCACAAGCCCGCAGGCCTGCTGTGCGTGCCCGGCCGGGGCGAGGACAAGCAGGACTGCCTGAGCGCCCGGGCGCAAACGCACTGGCCCGGCGCCCTCATCGTGCACCGGCTGGACCAAGCCACATCCGGGCTGGTGCTGATGGCCCGCAGCCTGGCGGTGCAACGCCAGTTGAGCGAGGCGTTCGCCACCCGGCAAGTGCAAAAGCGCTACGTGGCCGTGGTGCACGGAGCCCTGGGACAGCACCAACCCCAGTCCCAACCCGAAGGCCCCTGGCAACTGATTGACCTGCCCATTGCCGCAGACTGGGAGCGCCGCCCCCTGCGCGTGGTGGACGCCACCACTGGCAAACCCAGCCAGACCCACTGGCGGGCCGTGGGCTATGACAGCGCACAGCACACCACCCGCGTGGCGCTGGAGCCCCTCACGGGCCGCACCCACCAGCTGCGCGTGCACCTGAGCGCCCTGGGCCACCCCATTGTGGGCGACACGCTGTATGCACCACCACCGCACCACCCTGGCCAGCGCCTGCTGCTGCATGCGCGGGAGTTGGGCTTTGCCCACCCGGTGCACGCCACCTGGTGCCACGTGGTGGCGGCAGAAGACTTTTAG